One window of Quercus robur chromosome 5, dhQueRobu3.1, whole genome shotgun sequence genomic DNA carries:
- the LOC126726285 gene encoding uncharacterized protein LOC126726285: protein MGCSGSSQAKADGDFKKIQKPKPWKHTEPITRTQLMQMRDEFWDTAPHYGGQKEIWDALRAAAEADLTLAQTIVESAGVIVQSADLTICYDERGARYELPKYVLSEPTNLI, encoded by the exons ATGGGTTGCTCTGGATCTTCTCAGGCCAAAGCCGATG GggattttaagaaaattcagaAGCCGAAACCTTGGAAGCATACTGAACCAATTACAAGGACTCAACTAATGCAGATGCGTGATGAATTTTGGGATACCGCTCCACACTATGGTGGCCAGAAAG AGATATGGGATGCACTTCGAGCAGCTGCTGAAGCAGACTTAACCCTTGCACAAACAATTGTGGAAAGTGCGGGTGTGATCGTTCAGAGTGCTGACTTGACAATCTGTTATGATGAGAGAG GTGCAAGATATGAACTACCCAAGTATGTTTTGAGTGAGCCAACCAATTTGATATGA
- the LOC126726286 gene encoding uncharacterized protein LOC126726286 gives MATMLRSTAGTWGNVGFTTLLVRRLSHVMALPPPLDAPIHRELTSPPPVLPESDNNNNNNNIGFGFEFPSFSFGGSMELMAVPKRKVSPHKRGIRNGPKALKPIPVIVRCLSCGRVKLPHFYCCSGKREGVGEQNDSSR, from the exons ATGGCGACGATGCTGAGGAGCACCGCCGGCACCTGGGGGAACGTGGGTTTCACCACGTTGCTCGTTCGGAGGTTGAGTCACGTTATGGCTCTCCCTCCGCCGTTGGATGCTCCCATCCACCGTGAGCTCACATCTCCACCGCCCGTTTTGCCTGAGTcagacaacaacaacaacaacaacaacataggATTCGGATTTGAGTTCCCAAGTTTCTCCTTTGGGGGATCTATGGAGCTTATGGCTGTCCCCAAGAGGAAG GTTTCTCCCCATAAGAGAGGCATAAGAAATGGGCCAAAGGCTTTAAAACCTATCCCTGTGATTGTACGGTGCTT GAGCTGTGGTCGGGTCAAGCTGCCACACTTCTACTGTTGCAGCGGAAAGAGGGAAGGTGTCGGTGAGCAAAACGATTCATCCAGATAA